A stretch of DNA from Lolium rigidum isolate FL_2022 unplaced genomic scaffold, APGP_CSIRO_Lrig_0.1 contig_42665_1, whole genome shotgun sequence:
AAGATAGCCTCAGTAAATTTGTGATTCTTAGACAATTTTGTATGGAAAACCAGGTCCATTATCTCTATTAGTTAGATATATAGGTCTAATAACAAACTCAAATCATCTGATGAAGCGGTATAGATCCCAGACCATAACTAAACCATGCAACATAATCAATCAAACTGAATATGCAGACTTGAAAACTGTGGGTAATAGGATTCATCGTGGACCAAGAAATCAACTAATATGTGATCTTAGACAATTTTGAATGGAAAACCAGGTCCATTTTCTCTGTTAGTTAGATATATATGTCTAATAATAAACTCAAATCATCTGATGGAGCTGTATAGATCCCAGACCATGACTAAACCATGCAACATAACCAATCAAACTGAATATGCAGACTTGAAAACTGTGGGTAATCAACTAATATGTGATCTTAGACAATTTTGTATGGAAAGCCACGTGCATTATCTCTGTTAGTTAGATATATAGGTCTAATTACAAACTCAAATCATCTGATGGAGCGGTATAGATCCCAGACCAAAACTAAACCATGCAACATAGCCAATCAAACTGAATATGCAGACTTGAAAACTGTGGGCAATAGGATTCACCGTCGACCATGAAATCAACTAATTCGTGCAGCTAACAATCCCATTTGGAAGCTAGATTGCAGGCTGGGTGTGTGGTTTCAAAGGTTTTACTGCAGTATCAAATCAGGATCGGGATCAAAAGGTAAACTAGAGTGAGGAAACTGAAAACGAGGGAGGGGACGGTACAGACGTCGGGGGTGTCCTTGAGGCGCGCCCGCAGGTCGTCGTTCTCCCTGGCGAGGTCGTCGCAGGACTCCATGGCGCGCTCGAGGTCGCGCTCGTAGAGGGTGACCTCCTTCTCGAGcctggcggcgtcggcggcgagccTGCCGCGCTCGGCGgccacggcctccttctcctccacgCAGCGGCGGATCCCCTCGGCGTTCATGGCGGACTCCTTCTGCGCATTCGAAACGGGATGGTCGTAGCGGTGAGATGGGACGGAGTAACCGCCGTGGCGGGATGGGCcggggagagggggggggggggggacggacCTTGAGGAGGTCgatgcggcgggcggcggcgtggaggtccTCCTCGAGGGCGAATACGTGgtcctggaggcggcggcggaggtcctCGGAGGCGAGGAGCTTGAGGCGGAGGGAGCGGTCGGGTACGGGGAGGCCGAGGGAGAAGCTGATGGAATCGCGCAGGTACTcatcggcgcggcccgggagcgcggggtgaggaggaggaggaggaggaggaggaggagtggcgtCCTTGTCGTCGTCCGGCGCCATGGATcggaccccgccgccgccgccgccgacgatgaggaggtggaggaggaggggggtttGATTTGGATTTTGAAATCGCTGCCGCTATCCGTTGTCTGTCTCGTCTCTGCCTTTGTTTTTTTAGGATTAGGAGTCTGCTCCGCGTGTGTGAATGGGAAGGGAAGAAGGGAAGGCCGCCTGCTGCCTGTTGCTAGGTGCGTGAGCATCTCCACCCGCGTGCCCAGGCATGcctcaaagatttttttttttaacagaagGCTTGACGAGCCCAGCTTTataaattaacaaagccatcaaccgacCAGGAGAACAAGATAGCAcgcaacaaagaaaaagaagaaaaaagaaaaaattgggGACACCAGCTAGAGATATAAGCCCAGGTGGTGAAGAGCTAAAGCCTACAACAAAGGAACGAGCGCACCGTGGCCGTGCCCTAAACTACGGTGTTCTTCGAGAACGCCCAAGACTTCAGCAAAACACCGGCGGCTCCCCGAGACGCCACTCCGCGGATCTGAAACCATGCAGGACTAGCACACTGAGCAGCATGTCGAACAGAGGACCACCAACACCTCGAAAGCTGGCTAACTACGCTAGTGAAGCcggcgaacctccagagctcgaaGGGGGAAACTTCATGACAGCGCCTCTAGGAAGGAAAATGGCGCTCGCGGGCGTCATCGTTGTCGGCACAGACCAGCTGTGTAGTGCTTTCGCGGGAGCTTCGGCACCCACCCCAAGAGAACTCCTAAGTCTCAGCGCATGCCATCACGACAAACCACCAGCTGCTGAGGAACACCGGGTTGCCTCCTTCCACGACGCACCCACAGACAGCCACCCTAGGCTCGAGAATGGTCGCGCAAAGGGGAGACACACCGTCTATATGAAGTCGGGTACTGCCTGACGCATGGCCTCAACGAAAGGGgcttcgaggaggagctcggaggATCGCTAGTAACTAGGGTAGCGTAAAAACCTGAGGGCAGGCAACCGGCGACAAGATGAGTGTCATGGCCACGCCTCGAAGAAGGTTAACGGCATCCaaggacgtcgtcgtcgccggcaatgGCAAACGTCTTGCATTGCTTTCGCAAACACCCCATCGAGCTCGCAAgcgtctgatgcgtgtagttgacacgtccgttgggaactccaagaggaaggtgtgatgcgcacagtagcaagttttccctcagaaagaaaccaaggtttatcgaaccagtaggagtcaagaagcacgttgaaggttgatggcggaggagtgtagtgcggcgcaacaccagggattccggcgccaacgtggaacctgcacaacacaatcacatgaactttgccccaacgtaatgcgaggttgtcaatctcaccgcttgtcgtaaacaaaggattagatgtatagtgtggatgatgatggttgtttgcgaagaacggtaaagaacaattgcaagcagtttgtatttcggatgtaaagaataggaccggggtccacggatca
This window harbors:
- the LOC124681445 gene encoding coiled-coil domain-containing protein 39-like, yielding PALPGRADEYLRDSISFSLGLPVPDRSLRLKLLASEDLRRRLQDHVFALEEDLHAAARRIDLLKKESAMNAEGIRRCVEEKEAVAAERGRLAADAARLEKEVTLYERDLERAMESCDDLARENDDLRARLKDTPDLTALNNEVQALQRDREILKTNLNKAEEEVKLLFEENRALDEANKRLLSLLDKEQKQRSERKHSSCNSTKQKRKSSSLKDTSPVSLAIDFNSADASRHPLSPLQQNSPDCRVHKK